Below is a window of Candidatus Bathyarchaeota archaeon DNA.
TGTGGCATAAGCTATCTTGCCGGCTTTTATTTCTAGATCCGGAGGAGTTGTTCTTGTGATTTGGGTTTGTAAGCCTTTTAGAATGGGTTCTTTGTTAGCTGCCGTGAAAGTGAGTTCGCAAGGTTCTTCGATGATTTCTTCCATGATTTCTTCAATAGGTTTTTCTGGTTCTTTGGCGGCTTTTGCGATGACTCGTCGTGCTTTTCTGCCGTGAACTGGTTTGCTGGCGATTTCTTTGGCAACTTCTATTTGTCTTGTTGGTTCTTCGATTAGTTGGGTGATGGTGAGGGCTGTGCTATAGTCGAGTTTACCTAGTTCTCGTGGTACGCCTACTTTTTCTGGTGGTGTAATCATTTTTTGAATTTCTACTGGTGCTTTTGTTAGTTTGAGCCAGTTATTGACAGTGCCGGAGGATACGCCGATTTTCTTTCCGATAACTTCCTTTGAGGGATATTTTTCTGGGTATTTCGTTAGGAGTTGCTTGCAGCAGTTTCCTTTTTCCACTGCGTTAAGATCCTCTCTTTGTATGTTTTCTATTAGGTTTAGCTCTATTACTTGTTCGTCTGTGAAGTTTCGAATTATTGCGGGGACTGTTTTTAGTCCTGCTTGCTGTGATGCGCGGTAGCGTCGTTCGCCTACCACAACTTCATATTCGTTGTCTATGGGGCGGATTATGAGTGGTTCTAGAAGGCCTACTTGTTTGATGCTGTCAGCCAACTCGTTTAGTTTTTCGATGTTTATGCCGAGGCGGGGGTTTAGTCTGTTTGGACGAATTCTGCTCAGTTCGATTTCCTTCAGTTCAACCATGCGTTGCCCTTTCTCCTTTTCTTTTTAAGAAGTGTTGCTTGATCTTATAAACTGCGTGTGTTGGTTGTGTGTGCCTAGTCTTAAGGCTAGGTTTTGTTTGGCTTCTAATATGGTTAGTTATTTGAGGGAGCATTAGGTTTTTAAGTGACAAAAGATGTTTTCGAGTGTTATTGGTGGATATTGACATGAGTTTTGCTGTAGAGGCAGAAAGTCTCGTGAAGGTTTTTGGTGATATTAGAGCTTTGGATGGTTTAAGCTTCAAGATCAAACCTGGTGAAATTTATGGGCTCATTGGTCCCAATGGTGCTGGAAAGACAACGGCGCTTAGAATTGCTGCAACATTAATTTTGCCAACTTCTGGTTCCGCGAAAGTGTACGATCACGATGTGGTTAGCGAGGCTTCAGAAGTTCGCAAGCTTATAGCCTATCTTCCAGAGGAGGCGGGAGCTTACAAGAATCTTTCTGGAGATGAATATCTTCGGTTTATGGCTAAGTTCGGCTCAGAAAGCAACGAAGTCCTTGAAGAGACGGTTAGAAGTGCTGAAGAGATTTCTGGGCTTGGCGATCGTTTACGCGATAAGGTGAAGACTTATAGTAAAGGAATGAAACGTCGGCTTCTCGTAGCTAGAGCCCTTATGACAAAGCCGAAGTTGGCAGTGTTAGATGAACCGACAAGTGGATTGGATGTT
It encodes the following:
- a CDS encoding ParB/RepB/Spo0J family partition protein, producing the protein MVELKEIELSRIRPNRLNPRLGINIEKLNELADSIKQVGLLEPLIIRPIDNEYEVVVGERRYRASQQAGLKTVPAIIRNFTDEQVIELNLIENIQREDLNAVEKGNCCKQLLTKYPEKYPSKEVIGKKIGVSSGTVNNWLKLTKAPVEIQKMITPPEKVGVPRELGKLDYSTALTITQLIEEPTRQIEVAKEIASKPVHGRKARRVIAKAAKEPEKPIEEIMEEIIEEPCELTFTAANKEPILKGLQTQITRTTPPDLEIKAGKIAYATVLEPHFADLRVISVERKRLKYFTEKDAKAEGNYTLKEFRDSWREKHGEWNENQLVYIIRFEKI
- a CDS encoding ABC transporter ATP-binding protein, encoding MSFAVEAESLVKVFGDIRALDGLSFKIKPGEIYGLIGPNGAGKTTALRIAATLILPTSGSAKVYDHDVVSEASEVRKLIAYLPEEAGAYKNLSGDEYLRFMAKFGSESNEVLEETVRSAEEISGLGDRLRDKVKTYSKGMKRRLLVARALMTKPKLAVLDEPTSGLDVLHSVHVREIIKQYVEKHGVSVLLSSHNMLEVEYLCERVALIDHGKIVAEGTPEELKSKNKVENLEEAFAKVVGLA